One window of Mesorhizobium sp. WSM4904 genomic DNA carries:
- the dctP gene encoding TRAP transporter substrate-binding protein DctP → MAEDERSQSRRRFLKTSGLVAGLTATAVTAPWVRRAGAADTVTWKIQTSWPAGVGLETFQNWCGTIKEKTGGQLEFQPFKAKDIVGDFELLDGVKNGVLEAMNSFSLYWAGKLPAAAFLSSYTMGLRYPHEWDIFFYSKGGLQAARDLYAKQGLYYVNRIHHGPNIIHSKTPIRSIEDFRDLKLRVPGGMIAETFAKAGAKTTLLPGGEVFSALEKGTIDAADYTGPAVNWALGFQQVTKYISMGPPGLMSVYQPVDLMDFAVNMNVWNQLPDNLKKFVEDEIQVYSNIHFGAIQKADMETWHKFTDAGIEINRLGPEDLQKFQEIAVPIWFEWANKDKDAARIFKLQLEVMENPTVGYVTPDMYQGLSINL, encoded by the coding sequence ATGGCCGAGGATGAACGTTCTCAATCAAGGCGAAGATTTCTGAAGACGAGTGGACTTGTTGCTGGCCTGACGGCGACGGCGGTTACGGCTCCCTGGGTTCGAAGAGCCGGAGCCGCTGACACAGTCACCTGGAAAATTCAAACCTCGTGGCCAGCGGGTGTAGGGCTTGAAACTTTCCAGAACTGGTGCGGGACCATCAAGGAAAAGACCGGAGGCCAACTGGAATTTCAGCCGTTCAAGGCAAAGGACATCGTTGGTGATTTCGAACTCCTTGACGGAGTGAAGAACGGTGTCCTGGAAGCGATGAACTCGTTTTCACTTTACTGGGCCGGCAAGCTTCCCGCTGCAGCGTTCCTGTCCTCGTACACGATGGGGCTACGCTATCCGCATGAATGGGACATCTTTTTCTATTCAAAAGGTGGTCTGCAGGCTGCGCGCGACCTCTATGCGAAACAAGGCCTTTACTACGTCAACCGCATCCACCATGGACCGAACATCATCCACTCCAAGACACCGATCCGCTCGATCGAAGATTTCAGGGACCTGAAACTGCGCGTACCGGGCGGCATGATCGCCGAGACATTCGCGAAAGCCGGCGCCAAGACGACGCTGTTGCCTGGCGGCGAAGTCTTCTCCGCGCTGGAGAAAGGCACGATCGATGCGGCCGACTACACAGGCCCGGCGGTAAACTGGGCGCTCGGCTTCCAGCAGGTGACCAAATACATTTCCATGGGGCCGCCTGGACTGATGTCGGTGTATCAGCCCGTCGACCTGATGGATTTCGCCGTCAACATGAATGTCTGGAACCAACTCCCAGACAATCTCAAGAAATTCGTAGAAGACGAGATCCAGGTCTATTCGAACATCCATTTCGGGGCCATCCAGAAGGCCGACATGGAGACCTGGCACAAATTCACCGACGCAGGCATCGAGATCAATCGGCTTGGTCCGGAGGACCTCCAGAAGTTCCAGGAAATCGCGGTGCCGATCTGGTTCGAGTGGGCCAACAAGGACAAGGACGCGGCGCGCATATTCAAGCTGCAGCTTGAGGTTATGGAGAATCCAACCGTCGGTTACGTAACGCCTGACATGTATCAAGGGTTGTCGATCAACCTCTGA
- a CDS encoding TRAP transporter small permease subunit, with protein sequence MPSLTFVLPHWLYWSSLVLFPLAAVFFVFRERARRDAGRANLFLAYFFLVTAGFLGMHRFYLKSRWGFLFIPFFVAVLWTSAQVRDGREALSLARSQAEHAERVLTQTRADVTSGKSGAAGRLAKAEADAVTAHGNDAAAIAGLARSNALARIAGTLLGLVLVGDIFLMPGLVRRAREREFQPAPTDTHPLVTDVPATPVKAPLPIFRPVDRLVKVTGELVAYWSVLAVIAYYYEVVARYVFNSPTNWVHESMFLMFGIQYMLAGAYAYRDETHVRVDILYSHLSERGRAICDIITSAFFFLFTGTMLVTGWRFASDAVAVGERSFTEWGIQYWPVKLAIPIGAALLLLQGLSRLMRDIATAFGRTG encoded by the coding sequence ATGCCCTCACTCACATTTGTGCTGCCGCACTGGCTCTACTGGTCGAGCCTCGTGCTTTTTCCACTTGCCGCGGTCTTCTTCGTGTTTCGCGAGCGGGCTCGACGCGATGCCGGCCGAGCCAACCTGTTCCTCGCCTATTTCTTCCTGGTCACTGCCGGTTTTCTCGGCATGCACCGTTTCTACCTGAAGAGCCGCTGGGGGTTCTTGTTCATCCCGTTCTTCGTCGCTGTTCTCTGGACCAGTGCCCAGGTGCGGGATGGCCGCGAAGCATTGTCTCTGGCTCGATCCCAAGCGGAGCATGCCGAGAGGGTCCTGACGCAAACCAGGGCCGATGTCACATCCGGAAAGAGCGGTGCCGCCGGTCGCCTTGCGAAGGCCGAGGCGGATGCGGTGACGGCTCACGGCAATGACGCTGCTGCCATTGCTGGACTCGCCCGCTCGAACGCCCTTGCCCGAATTGCCGGAACTCTCCTCGGCCTCGTTCTCGTGGGCGACATCTTTCTCATGCCGGGCTTGGTTCGCCGCGCCCGCGAACGTGAGTTTCAACCGGCCCCAACCGACACCCATCCGCTGGTGACCGATGTGCCTGCCACGCCGGTCAAAGCCCCGCTCCCGATTTTTAGGCCCGTCGACCGGCTGGTCAAGGTGACGGGTGAGTTGGTCGCCTACTGGTCGGTCCTCGCGGTCATCGCCTATTATTACGAGGTCGTGGCCCGTTACGTTTTCAATTCACCGACGAACTGGGTGCATGAGAGCATGTTTCTCATGTTTGGCATCCAGTACATGCTGGCAGGAGCCTATGCTTATCGCGACGAAACCCATGTTCGGGTAGACATCCTCTACAGCCACCTCTCCGAACGCGGTCGGGCTATCTGCGACATCATCACCTCGGCCTTCTTCTTCCTGTTCACGGGGACCATGCTCGTCACAGGTTGGCGTTTTGCCAGTGACGCAGTGGCGGTTGGCGAACGCTCGTTCACCGAATGGGGCATTCAATACTGGCCGGTAAAGCTCGCAATCCCTATTGGGGCGGCCCTCCTGTTGCTTCAGGGTCTGTCGCGGCTGATGCGAGATATCGCCACTGCATTCGGAAGGACCGGCTGA
- a CDS encoding TRAP transporter large permease subunit: MLLLLGLPMAFCTGSLAVLFLFLFGNSAMLNMLPSRVFPFMTDYQLSAVPLFIFMAAILEKAGIIEELFDVVYKWLGGLKGGLASATVVSCTLLAAMVGVVGATEVTMGMIALPAMLRRDYDAKLACGSLLAGGTLGILIPPSVMAIVYAVVAQQSLGELLIGSVFPGLLLSGMYVAYVTARCYINPKLGPALPPNERIAFAAKLKLLRRTFMPILLILLVLGVIFMGIATPVEAAGIGTFGAFIVCAAHRRLTWDTIRQAGVATLKATAMVMWIFFGATMFVGFFILKGGQNFVAESILGTGLAPYGVLVLMMIILFVLGMFLDWVGILLLTVPIFLPILKSLEFGGTFGLAGVAPEDVPLWYGVIFMVNMQMAFLSPPFGYSLFYLKSVAPPEISMATIFRSAVPFLCLQAIGVGLCIVFPSIVVWLPKVMYGGN, translated from the coding sequence GTGCTTTTGCTGCTCGGATTGCCGATGGCCTTTTGCACCGGCAGCCTTGCCGTGCTTTTCCTCTTTCTGTTCGGCAATTCGGCCATGCTGAACATGCTGCCGTCTCGAGTCTTCCCATTCATGACGGATTATCAGCTCTCGGCGGTACCGCTTTTCATCTTCATGGCCGCGATTCTCGAGAAGGCGGGCATCATCGAGGAATTGTTCGACGTCGTCTACAAATGGCTGGGCGGGCTGAAGGGGGGACTCGCCTCGGCCACGGTGGTCTCTTGCACGCTGCTGGCCGCCATGGTTGGCGTGGTCGGGGCGACCGAAGTGACGATGGGGATGATCGCGCTCCCCGCTATGCTGCGCCGCGACTACGACGCCAAGCTCGCCTGCGGCTCGCTTCTTGCAGGCGGGACACTCGGCATCCTCATACCCCCTTCCGTCATGGCGATCGTCTATGCCGTCGTCGCGCAGCAGTCGCTGGGCGAGCTTTTGATCGGGTCGGTGTTTCCCGGGCTACTGCTGTCCGGGATGTACGTCGCTTACGTGACGGCGCGCTGCTACATCAATCCCAAGCTCGGCCCAGCGTTGCCACCAAACGAACGCATCGCATTCGCCGCAAAACTCAAGCTTTTGCGCCGCACGTTCATGCCGATATTGCTGATCCTGCTTGTGCTCGGTGTCATTTTCATGGGCATTGCCACGCCGGTCGAAGCTGCAGGCATCGGCACGTTCGGTGCCTTCATCGTCTGTGCCGCGCATCGGCGCCTGACCTGGGACACGATCCGGCAAGCCGGCGTCGCGACGCTCAAGGCAACGGCGATGGTCATGTGGATATTCTTCGGCGCCACCATGTTCGTCGGCTTCTTCATCCTGAAGGGTGGGCAGAACTTCGTCGCCGAGTCCATACTCGGCACAGGCTTGGCGCCTTACGGCGTTCTTGTTCTGATGATGATCATCCTGTTCGTCCTCGGCATGTTTCTGGACTGGGTGGGCATCCTGCTTCTCACCGTACCGATATTTCTGCCTATCCTTAAGTCGCTCGAATTCGGCGGCACGTTCGGGTTAGCCGGCGTGGCTCCTGAAGATGTGCCGCTTTGGTATGGCGTCATTTTCATGGTCAACATGCAGATGGCGTTCCTGAGCCCGCCGTTCGGCTATTCGCTGTTTTACCTGAAGAGTGTTGCGCCACCGGAGATATCGATGGCGACTATCTTCCGATCCGCGGTCCCCTTCTTGTGCCTGCAGGCGATCGGAGTAGGATTGTGCATCGTGTTCCCCTCGATCGTCGTTTGGCTGCCGAAGGTCATGTACGGAGGCAACTGA
- a CDS encoding cation:proton antiporter, translating to MDELSIPTLGMILLTASLVAMTCRRLRLPYSVGLVAAGIALSFLPGVAKLPLSPDLVFTVFLPPLIFQAALEIEWRHFRVNLPVTVLLAFPGVVIAAAAVAAGMRLLLDWSWIGAGLFGVLIAATDPVSVLAAFREIRVQPRLGLLVESESLLNDGAAAVSFAIMLVVASGASATPLAIASSFAWMVAGGVAVGSTVAAVLLLVAGRTEDHLVEITLTTIAAYGSFLIAEKFGTSGVLATLTAGLMVGNVGWKGAISANARSHVLAFWEYAAFLANSVVFILIGGHEAHQPLAFFAASSAVAVVLVLLGRMLAIYPLCALLNGSPLKVDLKHQHILVWGGLRGSLALGLALALPENIAERSAIIVTAFAVVAFSIFVQGLTMPWLIGRMRLTGGKRDSEA from the coding sequence ATGGACGAGCTGTCTATCCCGACATTGGGAATGATCCTACTTACGGCTTCGCTGGTTGCCATGACCTGCAGGCGATTGCGGCTTCCCTACAGCGTGGGGCTGGTTGCTGCCGGTATCGCGCTCAGTTTTTTGCCTGGCGTAGCCAAACTGCCTCTCAGCCCGGACCTGGTTTTTACTGTGTTCCTGCCGCCGCTGATCTTTCAGGCTGCCCTCGAAATCGAGTGGCGTCACTTTAGAGTGAACCTGCCGGTGACGGTGCTGCTCGCCTTTCCCGGTGTCGTGATTGCTGCTGCAGCGGTAGCTGCTGGAATGCGTCTTCTACTCGACTGGAGCTGGATCGGAGCAGGCCTCTTCGGCGTGCTCATTGCCGCCACCGATCCGGTGTCGGTACTGGCTGCCTTCAGGGAAATACGGGTCCAACCCCGCCTCGGACTATTGGTCGAATCCGAAAGCCTGCTCAACGATGGCGCGGCAGCCGTCAGCTTCGCAATCATGTTGGTGGTCGCTTCCGGCGCCAGTGCTACGCCATTGGCGATAGCGTCGTCATTTGCATGGATGGTCGCAGGAGGCGTTGCCGTCGGTTCCACTGTGGCGGCCGTGCTTCTACTCGTTGCGGGGCGGACCGAGGATCACCTTGTCGAGATCACGCTTACGACGATTGCCGCATACGGGTCGTTTTTGATTGCGGAGAAGTTCGGCACGTCTGGCGTTCTCGCAACGCTCACCGCCGGTTTGATGGTCGGGAATGTGGGTTGGAAGGGCGCAATATCGGCCAATGCGCGCAGCCATGTGCTCGCTTTTTGGGAATATGCGGCCTTCCTTGCCAACTCGGTCGTGTTCATCCTGATCGGCGGCCATGAAGCGCACCAGCCGCTTGCATTTTTCGCGGCAAGTTCGGCGGTTGCCGTCGTGCTCGTGCTGCTCGGTCGCATGCTGGCCATCTATCCACTCTGTGCCCTGCTAAATGGGAGCCCACTGAAGGTTGATCTCAAACATCAGCACATTCTCGTCTGGGGAGGACTGCGGGGTTCACTCGCTCTTGGGCTGGCGCTTGCCCTTCCCGAGAATATAGCCGAGCGCAGCGCGATCATCGTGACGGCCTTTGCGGTCGTAGCGTTCTCAATTTTTGTCCAAGGACTGACTATGCCTTGGCTGATAGGGCGGATGAGACTTACCGGGGGTAAGCGCGACAGTGAGGCTTAA
- a CDS encoding SDR family NAD(P)-dependent oxidoreductase, which produces MTILPEAKGKTALVTGASRGIGRALAKGLAEAGFDVAITDLPSQAAELDVTKGEIEAAGRKAYVYTMDVSKKEDIEATAQALLKAAGSIDVLVNNAGILKPSLLQDLDEANWDAHFDINAKGVLMMCQAVLPHMRARKSGRVINIASIAGRQGVPTQGHYAATKAVVITLTRVLAQEVGMDGVTVNAICPGIILTEMGKNNLGSEAAIRHWEEVAALKRLGAPEDIVGPVLFFASDLSAFVTGQALNVDGGIYYH; this is translated from the coding sequence ATGACCATTCTCCCCGAAGCCAAGGGCAAGACGGCTCTCGTCACCGGCGCCAGCCGCGGCATCGGCAGGGCGCTCGCCAAAGGGCTCGCCGAAGCTGGCTTCGACGTCGCAATCACCGATCTGCCCTCACAGGCGGCCGAGCTCGATGTGACCAAGGGCGAGATCGAGGCGGCTGGCCGCAAGGCCTATGTCTATACGATGGATGTCAGCAAGAAGGAGGACATCGAGGCGACCGCGCAGGCGCTGCTCAAGGCTGCCGGCAGCATCGATGTGCTGGTCAACAATGCGGGCATCCTGAAACCCAGCCTGCTGCAGGATCTCGACGAGGCCAATTGGGATGCGCATTTCGACATCAACGCCAAGGGCGTGCTTATGATGTGCCAGGCGGTGCTACCGCATATGCGCGCCAGGAAGTCGGGCAGGGTGATCAACATCGCCTCGATCGCCGGCCGGCAGGGCGTGCCGACGCAGGGCCACTACGCCGCGACCAAGGCGGTGGTGATCACGCTGACCCGCGTGCTGGCGCAAGAGGTCGGCATGGACGGCGTCACCGTCAACGCCATCTGCCCCGGCATCATCCTGACCGAAATGGGCAAGAACAATCTGGGCAGCGAAGCGGCGATCCGCCATTGGGAGGAGGTCGCGGCGCTGAAGCGCCTCGGCGCGCCAGAAGACATCGTCGGACCGGTGCTGTTCTTCGCCTCGGATCTCTCGGCCTTCGTCACCGGCCAGGCGCTCAACGTCGACGGCGGCATCTACTACCACTGA
- a CDS encoding sugar kinase codes for MPQFDVSSIGFYVLDILGRPVSRIPEGGRADYIEEIRMTIAGTAGATGMDCAILGLKTRAVTTLGTDDMGDWFLAKLKKYGLETSLVRRDGSVQTSSTILPVRPNGERPALHVPGTATLFDVLEADLDAALDATVVHVGGTGLLKRFDGEPTVRLLKRAKELGRVTTFDLIQATPETWKLVEPCLPYIDYFVPSIDEAGEMAHDRDPARVAAFFKARGVKNCILTLGAGGVYVSPEHGEDFNLPAFEVDVFDTTGCGDSFTAGIIVGIVKGWDLKQSARFASAVAAKVAMGLGSDGKLVSFDDTIAAMNSLRVKTSKVEAA; via the coding sequence ATGCCCCAATTCGACGTCAGCTCGATCGGCTTCTACGTCCTTGACATACTCGGACGTCCAGTCTCGCGCATCCCCGAAGGAGGCCGGGCCGACTATATCGAGGAGATCCGCATGACCATCGCCGGCACGGCGGGCGCGACCGGCATGGACTGCGCCATCCTCGGCCTGAAGACCCGCGCCGTCACCACCCTCGGCACCGACGATATGGGCGATTGGTTCCTCGCCAAGTTGAAGAAATACGGTCTGGAGACGAGCCTTGTCCGCCGCGACGGCAGCGTCCAGACCTCGTCCACCATCTTGCCGGTGCGGCCGAACGGCGAGCGGCCCGCATTGCATGTGCCGGGTACCGCCACCTTGTTCGACGTTCTTGAGGCCGATCTCGACGCGGCGCTCGACGCGACCGTCGTCCATGTAGGCGGCACCGGACTGCTGAAGCGTTTTGATGGTGAGCCGACGGTCAGGCTCTTGAAGCGCGCCAAGGAGCTTGGCCGTGTCACCACTTTCGATCTGATCCAGGCGACGCCGGAGACCTGGAAACTGGTCGAGCCGTGCCTTCCTTACATCGACTATTTCGTGCCCAGCATCGACGAAGCCGGCGAGATGGCGCATGACCGCGATCCGGCCCGCGTCGCCGCCTTCTTCAAGGCGAGAGGCGTGAAGAATTGCATCCTGACGCTCGGTGCCGGCGGCGTCTATGTCTCGCCCGAACATGGCGAGGATTTCAATCTGCCAGCCTTCGAGGTCGACGTGTTCGACACCACGGGCTGCGGCGATTCCTTCACCGCCGGCATCATCGTCGGCATCGTCAAGGGCTGGGACCTGAAGCAGTCCGCACGCTTTGCCAGCGCCGTCGCCGCCAAGGTGGCGATGGGGCTGGGCTCCGACGGCAAGCTCGTTTCATTCGACGACACGATCGCGGCGATGAACTCGCTTCGGGTCAAGACATCAAAGGTGGAAGCAGCATGA
- a CDS encoding ABC transporter permease: MNVSANDNSAKVSVRGFLAKYSVLIAFAAIVVFFSVASPTFLTPANLFNVLVNNVVMLAIVALGLTIVISSGGIDLSVGVSVDMASMIFVMLLAAGYSGVVGVAGGLGAALIVGILNTILITRLNISPFLATLGVLFIGQSTQQLATSGGQPIYLTSGYAADQFNAIARTTLFGIPTPVIVLIVLAVAVHLLLHRSVFGRYVQAMGAQPGVAWYSGIRVPRELSMVHVLCALLAGVTGILLSATVKSYVPLSGNAFLLDAIGATFIGTTLSRERKPSVIGTLLGVLLLAIVKNGLLLVGWNFYWQQVGIGVLVFLVLAASFGLRRAAH, from the coding sequence ATGAACGTCTCGGCCAACGACAACTCGGCTAAGGTGAGTGTGCGCGGCTTCCTCGCCAAATACAGCGTGCTCATCGCCTTCGCGGCCATCGTCGTCTTCTTTTCGGTGGCGAGCCCGACCTTCCTGACGCCGGCCAACCTCTTCAACGTGCTGGTCAACAACGTCGTCATGCTGGCGATCGTGGCGCTCGGCCTCACAATCGTCATCTCGTCCGGCGGCATCGATCTCTCGGTCGGCGTCTCGGTCGACATGGCAAGCATGATCTTCGTCATGCTTCTGGCCGCCGGCTACAGCGGCGTGGTCGGCGTCGCCGGCGGACTTGGCGCCGCTTTGATCGTCGGCATCCTCAACACGATCCTGATCACCAGGCTCAACATCAGCCCGTTCCTGGCAACGCTCGGCGTGCTCTTCATCGGCCAGAGCACGCAGCAGCTTGCCACCAGCGGCGGCCAGCCGATCTACCTCACAAGCGGTTATGCGGCAGACCAGTTCAACGCCATCGCCCGCACTACTCTGTTCGGGATACCGACACCGGTGATCGTGCTGATCGTCCTGGCGGTCGCGGTCCATCTCCTGCTGCATCGCTCGGTCTTCGGCCGCTATGTCCAGGCCATGGGCGCGCAGCCGGGTGTGGCCTGGTATTCCGGCATCCGCGTGCCGCGCGAATTGTCGATGGTGCATGTGCTGTGCGCGCTGCTCGCCGGCGTGACCGGCATTCTCTTGTCGGCAACGGTGAAATCCTATGTGCCGCTGTCGGGCAATGCCTTTCTGCTCGACGCGATCGGCGCCACCTTCATCGGCACGACGCTGAGCCGCGAGCGCAAGCCCTCGGTCATCGGCACGCTGCTCGGCGTGTTGCTGCTCGCTATCGTCAAGAACGGGCTGCTGCTGGTGGGCTGGAATTTCTACTGGCAGCAGGTCGGCATCGGCGTGCTCGTCTTCCTGGTGCTCGCCGCGAGCTTTGGTCTGCGCCGCGCCGCCCATTGA
- a CDS encoding ABC transporter permease, with protein sequence MSATVLHTEVAVSDEKQAAAKSAGRRFGALVVRLGAIAAFAAIMAYFVIFAPGFTSTFNLINVVEQSAILGVLAYGMTAVIIGGGSDVTEGGIDLSIAANMGLCAAVYATLLSMGYGDFLSVLAAIAVGMAVGALNALAVVGFGILPLLATLAVLNVAAGMELTLTQNTVVGASSPLLGVLVSGSFLGISALAWALIVFSAIMIVVVHGTSFGLRLYAVGGHPEAARAAGISVPFYVSFTYVLSGFCAAVAAILTVSRLSASTPGSGELLLSVLAAALLGTVFSRRFVPTMGGTLLSVLFIGLLANGFQLLNVSSYWVNGVQGALILLVVAITSFARGSEGSR encoded by the coding sequence ATGAGCGCGACTGTCCTCCACACCGAAGTCGCCGTTTCCGACGAAAAGCAGGCAGCCGCCAAGAGCGCCGGCCGCCGCTTTGGCGCCTTGGTCGTGAGGCTTGGCGCGATCGCCGCCTTCGCCGCGATCATGGCCTATTTCGTGATCTTCGCGCCGGGCTTCACCTCGACTTTCAACCTGATCAACGTCGTCGAGCAGTCGGCGATCCTCGGCGTGCTCGCCTATGGCATGACGGCCGTCATCATCGGCGGCGGCTCCGATGTCACCGAAGGCGGCATCGACCTTTCGATCGCCGCCAATATGGGGTTGTGCGCGGCGGTCTACGCCACGCTTCTGTCGATGGGCTATGGCGACTTCCTCTCGGTGCTCGCGGCGATCGCCGTCGGCATGGCGGTCGGCGCGCTGAACGCCCTCGCCGTGGTTGGCTTCGGCATCCTGCCGCTGCTCGCAACGCTTGCCGTGCTCAATGTGGCGGCCGGCATGGAACTCACGCTCACCCAGAACACGGTCGTCGGCGCATCCTCCCCGCTGCTCGGCGTGCTGGTGTCGGGCAGCTTCCTCGGCATCTCGGCGCTTGCCTGGGCGCTGATCGTCTTCTCCGCGATCATGATCGTGGTTGTTCACGGCACATCGTTCGGGCTGAGGCTCTACGCGGTTGGCGGCCATCCCGAGGCGGCGCGCGCGGCAGGCATCAGCGTGCCGTTCTACGTCTCCTTCACCTATGTTCTCAGCGGCTTCTGCGCGGCCGTGGCGGCGATCCTCACCGTATCGCGCCTGTCGGCCAGCACGCCCGGCTCCGGCGAGCTGCTTCTGTCGGTGCTGGCCGCGGCGCTGCTCGGCACCGTCTTTTCCCGGCGCTTCGTGCCGACCATGGGCGGCACGCTGCTCAGCGTGCTGTTCATCGGCCTTCTGGCCAACGGCTTCCAACTGCTCAACGTCTCCAGCTACTGGGTCAACGGCGTGCAGGGCGCGCTGATCCTGCTGGTGGTAGCGATCACATCCTTTGCCCGCGGTTCGGAGGGTTCGCGATGA
- a CDS encoding sugar ABC transporter ATP-binding protein yields MQTAKRDIAVSMTDISKRFGPVRALENANLEIARGSILGLVGQNGAGKSTIIKVLAGIIKPDSGSIVINGETVSALTPASVEKLGVHFIHQDRLLVPTATVGEAVFLGHEIGLGPFVSRRAMERRAADLLKRFFGMELPAGTLVKDLTTAQQKVVQITRALAQKASVLVLDEPTAALVKREVDSLFDVLRRLRDDGIAVVFISHYMQEIEKLCDRVTVMRNGTDVGTVDPRQTPIDEIIAMMIARDVGEMFPKRSVELGAPVLEVSNLRLGGSFENIGFNVRAGEIVGLTGLLGSGAKEIVQCLFGLKTADGGQVKVEGRELSLSTPVKAVRDGIAMLPEDRRAHGVALGLSVRENISLASLRRYSRSGMVSRGAENQAVDGLIKELSIKTPHRDALVRELSGGNQQKVAIAKWLSCQSRVYVLDEPTVAVDVGAKVEIYNLLNRLAGEGAAILLLSSDLLELVGVCDRVLVVYRGRLAGSFSGPAMNSDALLAASSGARSNTDGVAA; encoded by the coding sequence ATGCAAACAGCAAAGCGTGACATTGCTGTATCGATGACGGACATATCGAAGCGGTTCGGTCCGGTGCGCGCCTTGGAGAACGCGAACCTCGAGATCGCCCGGGGCTCGATCCTCGGCCTTGTCGGCCAGAACGGCGCTGGCAAGTCGACCATCATCAAGGTGCTGGCCGGCATCATCAAGCCGGACAGCGGCTCGATCGTCATCAATGGCGAGACCGTCAGCGCGTTGACGCCGGCATCGGTTGAAAAGCTCGGCGTGCATTTCATCCACCAGGATAGGCTGCTGGTGCCGACCGCGACCGTCGGTGAGGCTGTCTTCCTCGGCCACGAGATCGGCCTCGGCCCGTTCGTCAGCCGCCGCGCCATGGAGCGCAGGGCCGCAGACCTGCTGAAGCGCTTCTTCGGCATGGAGTTGCCGGCTGGAACGCTGGTGAAAGACCTGACCACGGCGCAGCAGAAGGTCGTCCAGATCACCCGCGCGCTGGCGCAAAAGGCATCGGTGCTGGTGCTCGACGAGCCGACGGCGGCACTGGTCAAGCGTGAGGTCGACAGCCTGTTCGACGTGTTGCGCCGGCTGCGCGACGACGGCATCGCCGTGGTCTTCATCTCCCACTACATGCAGGAGATCGAGAAGCTCTGCGACCGCGTCACCGTGATGCGCAACGGCACCGACGTCGGCACGGTCGATCCGCGCCAGACGCCGATCGACGAGATCATTGCGATGATGATCGCCCGCGATGTCGGCGAGATGTTTCCGAAGCGCTCGGTCGAGCTTGGCGCGCCGGTGCTGGAGGTTTCCAATCTGCGGCTTGGCGGCAGCTTCGAGAACATCGGCTTCAACGTCCGCGCTGGCGAGATCGTCGGCCTCACCGGCCTGCTTGGCTCCGGCGCCAAGGAAATCGTGCAGTGCCTGTTCGGGCTCAAGACCGCCGATGGCGGCCAGGTCAAGGTCGAGGGCAGGGAGCTGTCGCTGTCGACGCCAGTCAAGGCGGTGCGCGACGGCATCGCCATGCTGCCGGAAGACCGCCGCGCCCATGGCGTGGCGCTTGGCCTTTCCGTGCGCGAGAACATCTCCTTGGCCAGCCTGCGCCGCTATTCGCGAAGCGGCATGGTCAGTCGTGGCGCTGAGAACCAGGCGGTGGACGGCCTGATCAAGGAACTGTCGATCAAGACGCCGCATCGCGACGCGCTGGTGCGCGAGCTCTCCGGCGGCAACCAGCAGAAGGTGGCGATCGCCAAATGGCTGAGCTGCCAGTCGCGCGTCTATGTATTGGACGAGCCGACCGTTGCCGTCGATGTCGGCGCCAAGGTCGAGATCTACAATCTCCTCAATCGCCTGGCGGGCGAAGGCGCGGCGATCCTGCTTCTGTCCTCCGATCTGCTCGAACTGGTCGGCGTTTGCGACCGCGTGCTGGTCGTCTATCGCGGCAGGCTTGCCGGCAGTTTCTCCGGCCCTGCGATGAACAGCGACGCGCTGCTGGCCGCTTCGTCCGGCGCCCGCTCGAACACCGATGGAGTGGCCGCATGA